One Solanum pennellii chromosome 10, SPENNV200 genomic region harbors:
- the LOC107002000 gene encoding uncharacterized protein LOC107002000, whose translation MDAKEKAVKLVRGDPTESYARLPDYFYILEQTYPGSVLKIKRNEGDTFLYAFVALEACIRGWKYCRPIVVVDGATLKCSYGGTMVTASTLDPGGHILPLAYAIVDSENDASWTWFFEQFKEAYGVRQNMCFMSDRNESISKGTANVYPESEHYACIWHLSVNVLKNFNRNTEDLKILFFSLAKAYTKQQFETIMGRIDQIDTRIRPYLFDIGYSK comes from the exons ATGGATGCTAAAGAAAAAGCAGTAAAGTTGGTGCGAGGAGATCCAACAGAGTCTTATGCAAGATTACCTG attatttttacattttggaGCAAACATATCCAGGAtctgttttgaaaataaaaaggaatgaaGGTGATACATTTTTATACGCATTTGTTGCGTTAGAAGCTTGTATTAGAGGTTGGAAATATTGTAGGCCAATTGTAGTTGTTGATGGTGCGACATTAAAATGTTCATATGGTGGTACAATGGTAACTGCCAGCACATTGGATCCGGGAG GTCATATACTTCCGTTGGCGTATGCGATAGTAGATTCTGAAAATGATGCTTCATGGACATGGTTCTTTGAGCAGTTTAAAGAAGCATATGGAGTTAGACAAAATATGTGTTTTATGTCAGACCGAAATGAAAGCATATCGAAAGGGACTGCAAATGTATATCCTGAATCAGAACATTATGCATGCATATGGCATTTGTCAGTCAATGTGTTGAAGAATTTCAATAGAAATACTGAAGATTTGAAgattttgttcttttcattGGCAAAAGCTTATACGAAACAACAGTTTGAGACAATTATGGGAAGAATAGATCAGATAGATACGCGCATACGACCATACTTGTTTGATATTGGTTATAGCAAATGA